One Streptomyces sp. CG4 genomic window, CGCAGCGCGAGGCGGCCTGGGCCGACTGGGAGCGGCGGGTGCGGGAGGCGTTGAAGACGGGGACGGGTGACAGCCCGCTGCTGCGCACGCTCGTGCACACCGTGTCCGCCCGGCCACGGCTGCGCGCGACCGTGGAGAGCTACCTGGAGACCGCCACGGCCGAACTGTACTTCGCCGGCTTCGCCACCGAGGCCGACTACCAGGCCTATCTGGACGCCTATTCCTTCCCCGCCTTCATGCTGATCGCGGAGCTGCTCGGGCCGGAGGGCGACGACCCGCGGTACCAGGCCGCGTGCCGGACGTTCATCGACGGCAGCCAGCGACTCGACTTCGTCAACGACCTCGCCGAGGACCTGCGGGAGGGCCACGTGGGCATCCCGGTGGCCACCCTGGAACGCTTCTCGCTCGACGCGGCCCAGCTGGCGGCGGGCCGTTCCGGTGCCGGTCTGGACGCGCTCGTGGCGGACCAAGTCGCCGCCGCCCGCGCCTCCTTGACGGCCGCCCGGGAGCTGCCCACGCTGATCCCGGCTCCCGGCCGGCGGCTCGTGCGTGCGCTGATCGACATCGAACTGCTCACCGCGGACGCGGTACGGGCGCGTGGCGCCGGGGTGCTGCGCGGTTCCGTGAGTCCGCCGCCCCTGCGGGCCCTACGCGTTCTCATGCGCCGGAACTGAAGCCCCGGCCGTGGACGCGCAGGCGCGGTCCGCCCAGGGGATCCAGAACGCCGTCACCGTGACGATCAGGGCCGCTGCGGCGACCGTGGTCATGCCCAGGGTCAGGTTCGTCGCGCCCGCCACGAAGCCGATCAGGCCGGGGCCCGCCAGCAGGCCCGTGGTGCCCATCGCGGCGACCAGCGCCAGGGCGCCGGAGCCGCGGCCGGCGGCCGCGACGTAGACGCACGGGGTGACGGCGGCGGCGCCGAGGCCGACGCAGGCGAAGCCGAGGAGCGTCGGGATCACCCCGCCGGCCGCCAACGCGAGGGCCAGGCCGGTGGCTGCCACCGCGCTGCCGGCCCGTACCACCCGGCCGTCGCCGAACCGGCTGCGCCAGCGGTCCGCCCACAGGCGGGCCAGCAGCATCATCACGGAGACGACCGCGATGCCCAGCGGGGCCACCGTCGCCGACGCCTCGACCTCGTCCTTCAGATACAGCGTCGACCAGTCGTTCATGGCGCCCTCGGT contains:
- a CDS encoding phytoene/squalene synthase family protein — protein: MRGWTKSLDAAGVREPGLRADYGRQRELVRRYRRTAYVAARLLLPGRLQPQVVAMTAVMHHGDRLLDTGPLPQREAAWADWERRVREALKTGTGDSPLLRTLVHTVSARPRLRATVESYLETATAELYFAGFATEADYQAYLDAYSFPAFMLIAELLGPEGDDPRYQAACRTFIDGSQRLDFVNDLAEDLREGHVGIPVATLERFSLDAAQLAAGRSGAGLDALVADQVAAARASLTAARELPTLIPAPGRRLVRALIDIELLTADAVRARGAGVLRGSVSPPPLRALRVLMRRN